A region from the Cannabis sativa cultivar Pink pepper isolate KNU-18-1 chromosome 9, ASM2916894v1, whole genome shotgun sequence genome encodes:
- the LOC115723851 gene encoding uncharacterized protein LOC115723851, translated as MAQQQEIQPRTLQDYLHPTRTATPSCIMYPMNMPNFDFKPGMIQLLPTFHGMENENPYVHIQAFEEVVATFNNQADIINLVRLKFFPFSLKDKAKSWLYSLRPRSIGTWDEMTKVFFSKFFPPHKTSSLKRQISTFTQKDHETFYQVWERFKDLMGKCPHHGYESWRLVSYFYHGLTADKRQFVQMMCNGDFLQKDPKEALEYLEEISEKSYTWSAPSPTDKPRTAEVYQLKEEDSVKAQLEALKKQFEAFKTQEGKALQMAVKVEKQEPCFICGGTDHQPQECPSLSMLRGGNEEQCNALGDYKKPYNAYSNTYNPGWRNHPNFSWKDTSQNQASGSQWKPVQQNNSLENSMKILADSQLEFRTYFAQVIEELKDIKIQLTKLNDSSAIQERGKLPAQPLITPKGKQMAQPLLLQSLILRGLMP; from the coding sequence ATGGCTCAACAACAGGAAATCCAACCAAGAACGCTACAGGATTATCTACATCCTACGCGTACGGCCACACCTTCATGCATAATGTATCCCATGAATATGCCCAACTTCGATTTCAAACCTGGCATGATTCAACTTTTACCAACCTTTCATGGTATGGAAAATGAGAATCCATATGTGCATATTCAGGCCTTCGAAGAGGTGGTGGCCACATTCAACAACCAAGCTGACATCATTAACTTGGTGAGATTGAAGTTCTTTCCTTTCTCACTCAAGGATAAAGCCAAAAGCTGGTTGTATTCCTTAAGGCCAAGGTCTATTGGGACATGGGATGAAatgacaaaagtatttttctctaaattttttcCACCCCATAAGACCAGCAGCCTTAAGAGGCAAATCTCTACCTTCACCCAAAAGGACCATGAAACGTTTTATCAGgtctgggagaggtttaaagatttgATGGGCAAGTGCCCACATCATGGATACGAAAGTTGGCGTCTCGTCAGCTATTTCTACCACGGTCTCACAGCCGACAAAAGACAATTCGTACAAATGATGTGCAATGGCGACTTCCTACAGAAAGATCCCAAAGAAGCTTTGGAATATCTTGAAGAAATTTCTGAAAAATCATACACATGGAGTGCGCCAAGTCCTACGGACAAGCCACGAACAGCCGAAGTCTACCAATTGAAGGAGGAGGACAGTGTGAAAGCTCAACTTGAAGCTTTGAAAAAACAATTTGAGgctttcaaaactcaagaaggTAAAGCACTCCAGATGGCTGTAAAAGTGGAAAAGCAAGAACCATGCTTCATTTGTGGAGGGACTGATCATCAACCACAAGAGTGCCCTAGTCTTAGTATGTTGAGGGGAGGAAATGAGGAACAATGTAATGCCTTAGGGGATTACAAGAAGCCTTATAATGCCTACTCCAACACATACAATCCTGGTTGGCGTAACCATCCCAATTTCAGTTGGAAGGATACAAGTCAAAATCAAGCATCTGGGAGCCAATGGAAACCTGTTCAACAAAATAATTCTCTTGAGAATTCCATGAAAATTCTCGCAGACTCTCAACTAGAGTTCAGGACTTATTTTGCTCAGGTGATAGAGGAATTGAAGGACATAAAGATTCAATTAACAAAGTTAAATGATTCTTCAGCCATTCAAGAGCGTGGTAAGCTTCCCGCTCAACCTCTAATCACTCCCAAAGGGAAACAAATGGCACAACCTCTACTTCTTCAGAGTCTAATCTTAAGGGGGTTAATGCCATAA
- the LOC133031332 gene encoding uncharacterized protein LOC133031332: protein MPALDANMPQNPPVKVPFPQALKSSRKVLENHGEILENLKQVKINLPLLHVIKQVPAYAKVIKDLCTMKRKHHVKKTAFLTEQVSAVIEQKIPIKYKDPGCPTIACQIGTQGFGQALLDLGASVNLMPYSIYLQLGLGEIKPTSVVLQLADRSIKKPRGIVEDVLIKVGKFYYPADFLILDTQYEVTEPKIPIILGRPFLATANALINCRNGLMKLSFGNMTMEVNIFHVAKQPPDEEEDCYHTDVIDTIVEEEVLLDDDSDSLNDLLHDFDTENMLYPPEEANVSSILEMSQDEASPSQYENLRFQTRSMKRFFGSMCDIDKFW from the coding sequence ATGCCTGCTCTAGATGCTAATATGCCACAGAACCCTCCAGTGAAGGTGCCCTTCCCTCAGGCTTTGAAATCTTCTAGGAAGGTACTGGAAAATCATGGTGAAATCCTAGAAAATTTAAAACAAGTGAAGATCAACCTTCCTCTCTTGCATGTGATCAAACAAGTACCAGCATATGCCAAGGTCATCAAGGATTTATGCACCATGAAAAGAAAACACCATGTCAAGAAAACTGCATTCTTGACAGAACAAGTAAGTGCGGTGATTGAACAAAAGATACCGATCAAATACAAAGATCCAGGTTGTCCTACAATCGCTTGCCAAATTGGGACACAAGGATTTGGTCAAGCTCTCCTAGACTTAGGCGCAAGTGTTAATCTCATGCCTTATTCAATTTACTTGCAACTAGGCTTAGGAGAAATCAAGCCCACATCTGTGGTGCTACAATTGGCTGACCGCTCAATTAAAAAGCCACGAGGAATAGTTGAAGATGTCTTGATTAAAGTTGGAAAATTCTATTACCCCGCTGACTTTTTGATTTTGGACACTCAGTATGAGGTTACTGAGCCAAAAATTCCCATCATTCTCGGTAGGCCTTTCCTCGCAACAGCCAATGCTCTCATTAACTGTAGGAATGGTCTCATGAAATTATCTTTCGGGAATATGACTATGGAGGTCAACATTTTTCATGTTGCGAAACAACCACCAGACGAGGAGGAAGATTGCTATCATACTGATGTGATAGACACAATTGTTGAGGAGGAAGTTCTTTTGGATGATGATTCTGATTCTTTAAATGATCTCCTCCATGACTTTGATACTGAAAATATGCTTTATCCACCTGAGGAAGCTAATGTTTCTTCCATCCTTGAGATGTCCCAAGATGAAGCATCACCGTCGCAATATGAGAATTTGCGATTCCAGACCCGATCTATGAAACGCTTCTTCGGGTCCATGTGCGATATTGACAAATTCTGGTAA
- the LOC115723043 gene encoding 15.7 kDa heat shock protein, peroxisomal: MAYNVFSHPFFRFCNPPIFEDWSGSTGLMDWLESHSAHIFKFNVPGLAKEDIKVEIEDGNILHIRGEGVKEESNSKDSVLHVAERGTGKRAFSRKVELPENVKFDQIKAQVENGLLTIIVPKDTTPKPSKVRSINITSKL, from the exons ATGGCCTATAATGTTTTTAGTCACCCTTTCTTTCGATTTTGCAACCCTCCGATCTTCGAAGACTGGTCGGGATCAACGGGTCTTATGGACTGGCTTGAATCCCATTCTGCACACATCTTCAAATTCAACGTTCCAG GTTTGGCCAAAGAAGATATAAAAGTTGAGATAGAAGATGGAAACATTTTGCACATAAGAGGAGAAGGAGTAAAAGAGGAATCAAACTCAAAGGACAGCGTTTTGCATGTAGCAGAGAGAGGGACAGGAAAACGAGCGTTTTCTCGAAAAGTTGAATTGCCAGAAAATGTGAAATTTGATCAGATTAAAGCTCAAGTGGAAAATGGTCTTCTCACCATAATTGTTCCCAAGGATACAACTCCAAAGCCTTCTAAAGTGAGAAGCATCAACATTACTAGCAAGCTCTGA
- the LOC115723041 gene encoding ASI1-immunoprecipitated protein 1: MGTSEEYAAFQEKVKRTVYIDNLSPQVTEPVMKNALDQFGNVNSVQFIPNYIVPGNIPKCALVEMESKKQADAVISVITEFPFMISGMPRPVRASAAVENMFDDRPRKPDRKIHCRWLDNDDPDFEIAKKLKHLSQIHSKEADFLLKKQLQEEEKLAKKQQEELKAHYKKHELMDGIMSDGTAKRLARLYNIRPPNEG, encoded by the exons ATGGGCACCTCTGAAGAGTACGCTGCATTTCAGGAGAAAGTTAAACGGACAGTTTATATTGACAACCTCTCACCACAGGTTACTGAACCTGTGATGAAAAATGCTCTGGATCAGTTCGGTAATGTAAATAGTGTACAGTTCATTCCGAACTACATTGTGCCTGGGAATATCCCAAAGTGTGCGTTAGTGGAAATGGAGAGCAAAAAACAAGCTGATGCTGTTATCTCTGTGATAACAGAGTTCCCTTTCATGATATCTGGGATGCCTAGACCTGTGAGGGCATCTGCTGCTGTGGAGAATATGTTTGATGATCGTCCCAGGAAACCTGATAGAAAAATACATTGTCGTTGGCTTGATAATGACGATCCTGATTTCGAGATAGCAAAGAAACTCAAGCATCTTTCTCAAATTCATTCCAAAGAAGCTGACTTCTTGCTTAAG AAACAACTACAAGAAGAGGAGAAGCTTGCAAAGAAGCAGCAAGAAGAACTCAAAGCACATTATAAGAAGCACGAGTTGATGGATGGTATCATGTCTGATGGAACTGCTAAGCGCTTGGCACGTCTTTATAACATCCGTCCTCCCAATGAAGGATAG